The Glaciimonas sp. PCH181 nucleotide sequence CTTTGACAATAACCGGCAATCCCGTTTCTTTGATGGCAAATTCGATGACCTTCGGATCTATCGTGATCGCGAAAGCACTGTTGAGTTGCTGGATACTCCCACCAGCACCTCCAGATGTAAGGTTACCGAACTGAAGTGGAAATTTGAAATGATTACGGGCATCAGCCTCCCGGTTCCCCGTCGCGGTGGTATCAACGGTCAATACAATGGCTTTGTACCCTGCGGCTTTTGCCCGTTGCAACAGTTCGCGACTAAAACCGATATCCTGCATCATGTACAGTTGGAACCATTTAGGACTATTGGATGCTGCAGCCACTTGCTCTAGATTCAGTGTCGAAACTGTACTCACGCCCATGATCGTTCCTGCAGCAGCTGCGCCCATCGCTGTGCCGGCCTCTGCACTGATATGTGCCAAACCATGCGAACCGATCGGTGGCACGATAATCGGAGAAGTAAGTGGAATACCAAAAATCTGGGACTTCAGGTCCACCGGTCCTTTACCGGTAAGAACACGCGGAATGATTTGTTTACGCCCGAATGCAGTGCGATTCTCGTGTAGAGTCCATTCGTCGCCCGCTCCGCCCGAGATGTAGCCAAATCCGCCAGCAGGAATAATCTTAGACGCCATACCCTCTATTTCAATAAGGTCGTTCAGTAACAATCTTTTTACTTCTGTTCCTGCACTGTAACCATCTGTATATATGGCATGCGGGGTTTCTGCGGCAAGTGCCTTCGATAAGATACTTTGCCCTGCAATGCCAGCCAACGCGGAGCCAGCCGTGAGGGACTTGATGACTCTACGGCGTTTTTCGTTGATCATACATTTCCCTTTCTATTAACATCCGCTTTTCATGTAATTCCATGAACCGATAATCGCAAATCTCACGATTTTTTAAAGAAGGCTTAAGTAAGCCTATGAGGATGCAGGGGGATGCCTAAATAGGGCCGAAATTTCGCCGACAATCCCGCGTCTGAAGGCCAGTACGCAAACAATGAAAATCAGACCGGTCGCAATATCCACTGATTGGCCAAGTGTATTGAACCACTCAATATGGGTCATCCGTGCTAGGAAGCTACAAAAATCACCTAGCTTGTTTTCCAGTGTGATGATAATAATAGCGCCAATGACCGGTCCGACGAGAGTGCCTAAGCCACCAACAAGTGGCATCAGTACCACCAGACCAGACATGCTCCAGTGGACATCAGTTAACGTTTCGAATCCGATCACGAGCGTCTTGGTAGATCCCGCCAAGCCTGCCAACGCAGCCGAAAGCACAAACGCGAGCAGCTTATACTTGTTTACGTCGTAGCCGAGGGAAACCGCTCGCGGCTCATTTTCCTTAATTGCTTTTAATATTTGGCCGAAAGGTGAATGGACGACACGTACGATTAGCCCAAAAGCAGCAACTACAATCGCCAGCACTAGGTAGTACAACACCATGTCGTTGGAGAGATCAATTATACCCAGCAACTTGCCACGTGGAACTCCTTGCAATCCGTCCTCTCCTCCAGTGAACGGGGCTTGCAGAAAAACGAAATACAACATCTGCGACAACGCCAAGGTAATCATCGTAAAATAAATGCCCTTCCGCCGTATGGCTAAACTTCCCATCAATAAACCGATGAAAGCGGCAAGACCTGTTCCTAGGATTATAGATACTTCAAGGGGCAGACCCATGCTTTTGATCGCGTAGCCTGTGATATAGCCAGCACCACCAAAGAAAGCAGCATGGCCGAATGATAACAATCCCGTGAAACCAATTAACAGATTAAAGGCACACGCAAACAGCGCAAAGCACATCACCTTCATTAGAAAGACGGGATATAGAAAGAAGGGTGCGCATACGGCGGCAGCGAGTACGACACCGTACCCGATTTTATTATTCATCATGTAATACTCCGATTATTTTTCTTTGCCGAACAAACCAGCCGGACGAATGATGAGAACGATCGCCATCACGATAAACACCACGGTCGAAGAAATTTCTGGGTAATACACCCGTGTCAATCCTTCTATTACTCCCAGCGCCAGTCCAGTGATGATCGAGCCCATAATCGAACCCATACCTCCTATAACCACGACGGCAAAGACGGTGATGATTAGATTAGATCCCATTAATGGCGAAACCTGGATCACGGGTGCAGCCAACACACCAGCAAACGCGGCCAGCGCCACACCAAAACCATAAGTCATTGTCACCATCAGTGGCACATTGACGCCGAATGCCTCTACCAGTTTCGGGTTCTCAGTGCCGGCACGCAGATACGCCCCCAATTTGGTTTTTTCAATTACGAACCAAGTCGAGAAGCACACAACCAGCGAAGCGAACACGACCCAAGTGCGATAGTTAGGCAGAACCATGAAACCCACGTTAGTGGCGCCAGCCAGGGCATCCGGTGCTGCGTAAGGCTGGCCCGACACACCATAAAACGAACGAAACAAACCCTCGATCACGAGTGTAATTCCGAAGGTCAATAATAGGCCGTACAAATGATCTAGTTTATATAACCAACGCAGCATAGTTTTTTCAAATACGATACCAACTATACCAACCAACAACGGTGCCGCAATCAGCATCACCCAATAATTGATCCCGAAGTAATTCAGACCTATCCATGCCAGAAATGCGCCCATCATGTACAACGCACCATGAGCGAAGTTAATCACATTGAGTAGGCCAAAAATTACGGCGAGTCCGAGCGATAGCATTGCGTAAAACGATCCGTTGACTAGTCCCAACAAAAGCTGAGCCCACAATGCTTGCAAAGGTATCCCGAAAATATCCATAGCGATTCCTATACTCCTAACAACTCGTTAAGCACTGGCATTTTCGAGCCTAGTTCCGACGCACTGAAAGATTCCACAATCTGCCCATGCTCCATCACGAGAAAACGATCCGCCAGCGGCGCAGCGAAGCGAAAATTTTGCTCCACCATCACAATCGTGTAGCCTTTTGCTTTTAGTGTACGAATCATCCGTGCGAGTGCCTGAACTATAACTGGTGCCAAGCCTTCTGAAATCTCATCAAGCAGCAATAGACTAGCGCCGGTACGCAAAATACGTCCCACGGCTAACATCTGCTGCTCTCCACCGGAGAGTCGCGTACCTTGACTTGATTTGCGTTCTGCGAGATTCGGGAACATGTCGTAAATTTCCGCGATCGACATACACCGATCAGACTTTGATAGGACCGGCGGCAATAGCAAATTTTCTTCGGCTGACAGCGATGAAAAAATACCTCGCTCTTCCGGACAGTAACCAATACCTAAATGGGCGATCTTATAAGTGGGCAAATTTATCGTTTCCACCCCATCAATTTTAATTGAGCCTTTGCGTGTGCCAGTTAGCCCCATGATTGCCCGCAAGGTCGTGGTGCGTCCGGCTCCGTTTCGACCTAACAGGGTGACGACCTCGCCTTGGTTAACGGATAAATTGACGTTATGTAGAATATGCGACTCGCCGTACCATGCATGGAGATTTTCTATTTCCAGGGCTTTTCTAATCATCAATGAGCTCCTTCCAGTGCGCAGGCCGTCGTTCCCATATACGCCTCCATCACCTTCAAATTAGTTGAAATTTCCTCATAGCGACCTTCCGCCAACACGGCACCTCGTTGGAGTACTGTGATTTTGTCGCAGATTCCGGCTACGACACTCATGTTGTGTTCGACCATCAAAATGGTGCGTCCTTTTGATATCTTTTTGATCAACGCTGTTACCCGACTTACATCCTCGTGACCCATGCCTTGCGTCGGCTCATCGAGCAACATTAGCTCGGGTTCCATCGCGAGCGTCGTGGCGATTTCCAGCGCCCGTTTGCGGCCATATGGAAGATCGGCGGCTACTTTATATGCAAAATCGGTGAGATCAACTTCGGACAACAAAGCGATCGCACGATCATCCAGCCTCGATAAACTGCGTTCGCTTTTCCAAAAATGAAATGAATTGTTCATCGCCCGTTGCAATCCGATTCGCACGTTCTCGATGACTGTAAGGTGGGGAAATATGGCCGAAATTTGAAACGATCTAATGATTCCCTGCCTGGCAATTTGGGCTGGTTCCGCAAACGTAATGTCAGACCCATTGAACAGGATTTGACCTGAAGTGGGTATCAGAAATTTCGTGAGCAAGTTGAAACAAGTTGTCTTTCCAGCCCCATTGGGGCCGATCAGTGCATGAATATGGCCGCGTTGAACCTTCAAGTCCACCGCATTGACTGCGGTGAATCCCTTGAAGTCCTTAGTCAATTTCTTTGCTTCTAAAATGACATCGTCCATACGGTCTCCTCCCTTCATATTTATAAACATCCCGCTTCGGGGATATAACATTCTGATCAAATTTAATCGGTATATTATTTAAAATGCTTTATGAAGAAATCGACTGTCGACGCAAATGCTTTGGTCGCTTCGGGTTCGCTGTAGGTTTTGCCACCTACACGAGCAAATGCGTGGTCTGCACCTGGATATTTCTCTATCCTTACATGAGGATTGGGCGATAATTTTCGTTCTAACAGTTCGTTAACTTCTGCTTGCACCCACCGATCTCGCATAGCCATGTGCAGCAAGAAAGGCCGATGAAGATTCGAAACTTCACGAATATTATGTTCAATGTAAGTGCCGTAATAGGCTACTGCACAGTCGATATCTGTGCGGCAACACATTAGGTAACACAACTTACCGCCAAGACAATAACCAACTGCACCCACCTTGCCATTGGACTCTTTAAGCGATTTCAGATAAATCGCCGTATCTTCCATATCCTGCACACCAAGGTCATAATCAAAATCGTAGTAGAGATCAAACGCCTTATTGATATCCTCCTGATTGCCGTCTGACAACTCGACTCCCGGCTCCTGCCGCCAAAATAGATCTGGGACGAGACAAATAAATCCTGCTTCGGCAAATTCATGTGCATGGTGACGCATGGTGTCATTGACGCCCCAGATCTCCATAATCGCGATGACGGCTCCCTTCGGAGGCCCATCTGGAATTGCCAAATAAGCGCCCATATTGCCATCTCTAAGCGGCACTATAATGTTTTCTGTTCTCATCACTATCTCCTTAATGTGCAACTAATTATCGCGGGCTGCGACCTTACGTTTGTGATTCCGACAGACGCTTTACCGCCCTCTCGATCAGGTCACGATGCTCATCGGTGGAATGTGCAAGCGCCTGGAATGCCCCTGACATCTCGAGAATCGTTTCAAGGCGACTCCACTGTGCTTCACGCATTAACCGCTTTGCCATGCGGAGTGCATGACCAGGGTTGGCTGCAATACGTTGGGCTAGTGCCACCGCTTCAGAAAGCAATTGATCCGGCGGTACAACTTTCGATACCAAGCCACACGCGAGTGCCTCGCTGGCATTGATCGTATCGCCAGTGAAGGTCAATTCAGCTGCCTTGCTTACACCGATGATTCGTTGCAAAAGCCACGCGCCGCCATCACCAGGAATGATGCCTATCTTGACGAAACTTTCTGCAAATGTGGCTCTCTCGCTGGCGATGCGCATATCACACATACAAGCAAGATCAAGCCCCGCACCAATCGCTGGTCCGTTAATAGCTGCAATGACGGGCACTTCCAGATTGTAAAGCGACAACGGAATGCGATGAATTCCATCTTTGTAGATATATCTCTCATCGATAGGACGTGCAGACGGATCAAGTGCACGTACGAGCATCGCTTTAATATTTCCACCAGCACAAAAAACTTTGCCCGCTCCAGTCAACACGACCGCACGTATGGAGCGATCTAATTGAATCCGTTTGCAAACCGCTTCTATACCCCCAAATTCTGTCTCCGATGACAAGGTGTTACGCGTTTCCGGCGAGTTAAGCGTAACGATTGCAACGCCATTGGCCTCTTCGTATTTTATAAAATCATTCATGATTTTCTCCAGTTACTTTTCATGGCGGTACTTTAAATAATTCCACGCGCGGCAAGTAAGGCAATTTCGCAGCTCTCCATGCCGAGCTCTTTCAGCACGCTATTTGTGTGCTGTCCGAGTGTCGGCGGTGCCGAGCGATATTCGACAGGGGTTTCAGATAAGCGAATTGGATTTGCAACCGACGGCACCATACCTGCCAGTGGATGGGGTAACTCAATTTGCATTCCTCGCGCCTTTACATGCGGATCGTCGAACACGTCCTGCAACGTATTGATCGGTCCGCAAGGAACACCAACTTGTTCCAGCAACGCTACCCATTCTTTAGTCGTGCGCATTACGGTCTCTTGTCGCAGCAATGGGATCAACTTTTCACGATTAACCACGCGCGCCTTGTTATCAGCAAATCGTTCATCTTTCGCCCATTCTGGATGACCCACCGCATCGCACAATTTGGCAAATTGAGCATTGTTACCCACGGCCAAAATCATATCGCCGTCTGCCGTCGGAAAATCCTGATAGGGGACAATGTTCGGATGGGCATTTCCCATCCGCTTGGGTGCCACACCGGTTATCAGGAAATTCATGTTCTGATTTGCGAGAGCTGCGATCTGCACGTCGAGTAAAGCCATGTCGATGTGCTGCCCAATCCCGGTGATATCACGATACGTAAGAGCTGCTAATATCGCGACGGTTGAATAGAGGCCAGTGAGAATATCGGTCAGAGCAACGCCCACCTTCTGGGGACCAGCTCCCGGATCTCCTTCCTTGCCCCCGGTGATGCTCATTAATCCACCCATCCCCTGAATGAGAAAATCATAACCGGGGCGTGGCGAGTATGGGCCGGTTTGTCCGAAACCAGTTATGGAGCAATATATAAGTTTAGAGTTAATTGCCTTGAGAGATTCGTAATCAAGGCCATACTGCTTGAGTCCACCGACTTTGAAATTTTCAATCACGACATCAACATTTTTTGCGAGCTGACGCACAATCTCCTGCCCCTCAGGTGCAGTTATGTCTATGGTTACTGATTTTTTATTACGGTTCGCACTAAGAAAGTACGCCGCCTCAGACGTTTCGTTACCCGAACCATCGTTTAAATAAGGCGGGCCCCATGAACGCGTATCATCGCCTACTTTTGGCCTTTCAATTTTGGTTACGTCTGCACCAAGGTCGGCAAGCGTTTGGCCGACCCACGGTCCGGCCAGTACACGTGATAGATCAAGGACACGTAAATGCGAAAGTGCTCCAGACATTATTACAATCCTTTTGCTAATGACGACATATTCTTTGGAAGCTGAATTAGGTCTATGATGATGTCGTTAAAAATACCAACACATTGCAGTCGTGAATTTTTGTGTAGAATCAACGCTGCCCTGGCTTATAGCCTCGACTAGTGCGTTATTGGCATATAAGTTTCTAATGCGCCGGCACCTCCTCCTCATCTATTTCTTCAAGCAGTACGCCCTTTGTTTCGATGCCGATAAGGTATAGTGCTATTGCGGCGAGAAGGTAGGTCAAAGCAAATGTATGGAGTACGTACTTA carries:
- a CDS encoding alpha-hydroxy-acid oxidizing protein; the protein is MINEKRRRVIKSLTAGSALAGIAGQSILSKALAAETPHAIYTDGYSAGTEVKRLLLNDLIEIEGMASKIIPAGGFGYISGGAGDEWTLHENRTAFGRKQIIPRVLTGKGPVDLKSQIFGIPLTSPIIVPPIGSHGLAHISAEAGTAMGAAAAGTIMGVSTVSTLNLEQVAAASNSPKWFQLYMMQDIGFSRELLQRAKAAGYKAIVLTVDTTATGNREADARNHFKFPLQFGNLTSGGAGGSIQQLNSAFAITIDPKVIEFAIKETGLPVIVKGIEHPDDARIAIDAGAAAIQVSNHGGRQLDGSPATFTVLPSIAKAVNRRVPIIFDSGIRRGQDVFKAIASGADVVGLGRPVIYGLSLGGWMGVQSVFELINKELAMVMQLAGAETIEDIKHIALA
- a CDS encoding branched-chain amino acid ABC transporter permease produces the protein MNNKIGYGVVLAAAVCAPFFLYPVFLMKVMCFALFACAFNLLIGFTGLLSFGHAAFFGGAGYITGYAIKSMGLPLEVSIILGTGLAAFIGLLMGSLAIRRKGIYFTMITLALSQMLYFVFLQAPFTGGEDGLQGVPRGKLLGIIDLSNDMVLYYLVLAIVVAAFGLIVRVVHSPFGQILKAIKENEPRAVSLGYDVNKYKLLAFVLSAALAGLAGSTKTLVIGFETLTDVHWSMSGLVVLMPLVGGLGTLVGPVIGAIIIITLENKLGDFCSFLARMTHIEWFNTLGQSVDIATGLIFIVCVLAFRRGIVGEISALFRHPPASS
- a CDS encoding branched-chain amino acid ABC transporter permease → MDIFGIPLQALWAQLLLGLVNGSFYAMLSLGLAVIFGLLNVINFAHGALYMMGAFLAWIGLNYFGINYWVMLIAAPLLVGIVGIVFEKTMLRWLYKLDHLYGLLLTFGITLVIEGLFRSFYGVSGQPYAAPDALAGATNVGFMVLPNYRTWVVFASLVVCFSTWFVIEKTKLGAYLRAGTENPKLVEAFGVNVPLMVTMTYGFGVALAAFAGVLAAPVIQVSPLMGSNLIITVFAVVVIGGMGSIMGSIITGLALGVIEGLTRVYYPEISSTVVFIVMAIVLIIRPAGLFGKEK
- a CDS encoding ABC transporter ATP-binding protein: MIRKALEIENLHAWYGESHILHNVNLSVNQGEVVTLLGRNGAGRTTTLRAIMGLTGTRKGSIKIDGVETINLPTYKIAHLGIGYCPEERGIFSSLSAEENLLLPPVLSKSDRCMSIAEIYDMFPNLAERKSSQGTRLSGGEQQMLAVGRILRTGASLLLLDEISEGLAPVIVQALARMIRTLKAKGYTIVMVEQNFRFAAPLADRFLVMEHGQIVESFSASELGSKMPVLNELLGV
- a CDS encoding ABC transporter ATP-binding protein, coding for MDDVILEAKKLTKDFKGFTAVNAVDLKVQRGHIHALIGPNGAGKTTCFNLLTKFLIPTSGQILFNGSDITFAEPAQIARQGIIRSFQISAIFPHLTVIENVRIGLQRAMNNSFHFWKSERSLSRLDDRAIALLSEVDLTDFAYKVAADLPYGRKRALEIATTLAMEPELMLLDEPTQGMGHEDVSRVTALIKKISKGRTILMVEHNMSVVAGICDKITVLQRGAVLAEGRYEEISTNLKVMEAYMGTTACALEGAH
- a CDS encoding dienelactone hydrolase family protein, producing the protein MRTENIIVPLRDGNMGAYLAIPDGPPKGAVIAIMEIWGVNDTMRHHAHEFAEAGFICLVPDLFWRQEPGVELSDGNQEDINKAFDLYYDFDYDLGVQDMEDTAIYLKSLKESNGKVGAVGYCLGGKLCYLMCCRTDIDCAVAYYGTYIEHNIREVSNLHRPFLLHMAMRDRWVQAEVNELLERKLSPNPHVRIEKYPGADHAFARVGGKTYSEPEATKAFASTVDFFIKHFK
- a CDS encoding crotonase/enoyl-CoA hydratase family protein, with protein sequence MNDFIKYEEANGVAIVTLNSPETRNTLSSETEFGGIEAVCKRIQLDRSIRAVVLTGAGKVFCAGGNIKAMLVRALDPSARPIDERYIYKDGIHRIPLSLYNLEVPVIAAINGPAIGAGLDLACMCDMRIASERATFAESFVKIGIIPGDGGAWLLQRIIGVSKAAELTFTGDTINASEALACGLVSKVVPPDQLLSEAVALAQRIAANPGHALRMAKRLMREAQWSRLETILEMSGAFQALAHSTDEHRDLIERAVKRLSESQT
- a CDS encoding CaiB/BaiF CoA-transferase family protein, producing the protein MSGALSHLRVLDLSRVLAGPWVGQTLADLGADVTKIERPKVGDDTRSWGPPYLNDGSGNETSEAAYFLSANRNKKSVTIDITAPEGQEIVRQLAKNVDVVIENFKVGGLKQYGLDYESLKAINSKLIYCSITGFGQTGPYSPRPGYDFLIQGMGGLMSITGGKEGDPGAGPQKVGVALTDILTGLYSTVAILAALTYRDITGIGQHIDMALLDVQIAALANQNMNFLITGVAPKRMGNAHPNIVPYQDFPTADGDMILAVGNNAQFAKLCDAVGHPEWAKDERFADNKARVVNREKLIPLLRQETVMRTTKEWVALLEQVGVPCGPINTLQDVFDDPHVKARGMQIELPHPLAGMVPSVANPIRLSETPVEYRSAPPTLGQHTNSVLKELGMESCEIALLAARGII